DNA from Hwangdonia lutea:
GATATGATTATTTACTACGAACGTTATGTAGTAATTCAACCAGGTAATGCTAAAAATGAAGAAGGAGAACCTTTGCAAAAATTGGATTTCCTTACAGAAGAAGAATACCTAAATATTTTAGAAACACTTCCTCAAGATAATCAATATTTAGACGACGACGACCCCAATAAGTTTTTAGCTAAAATGGGTGCGGAGTGTTTAATTGAATTATTATCAAGAATAGATTTACAAGCGCTGTCTTACGAATTGCGTCATAAAGCCAATACAGAAACGTCTAAACAACGTAAAACTGAAGCTTTAAAACGTTTACAAGTGGTTGAGGCTTTACGTGAATCTAACAATAACAGAGAAAATCGTCCGGAATGGATGATTATGAAGGTTGTGCCAATCATTCCGCCAGAATTACGTCCTTTAGTGCCGTTAGATGGTGGTCGTTTCGCAACATCAGATTTAAATGATTTATACCGTCGTGTTATTATCCGTAACAACCGTCTTAAAAGATTGGTTGAGATAAAAGCGCCAGAGGTGATTTTACGTAACGAAAAACGTATGTTACAAGAATCTGTGGATTCATTATTTGATAACACGCGTAAATCGTCTGCAGTAAAAACAGATTCTAACCGACCATTAAAATCGTTATCCGATTCACTTAAAGGTAAGCAAGGGCGTTTCCGTCAAAACTTATTGGGTAAGCGTGTTGATTATTCGGCGCGTTCGGTAATTGTTGTTGGACCGGAATTAAGGTTGTTCGAATGTGGTATTCCAAAAAATATGGCGGCCGAATTATACAAACCTTTCGTTATTAGAAAATTAATTGAAAGAGGTATTGTAAAAACCGTAAAATCTGCAAAGAAAATTATAGATAAAAGAGAACCTGTAGTTTGGGATATTTTAGAAAATGTTTTAAAAGGACATCCAGTACTTTTAAATCGTGCTCCTACCTTACACAGGCTCGGTATACAAGCATTCCAACCCAAATTAATTGAGGGGAAAGCCATACAATTGCACCCATTGGTGTGTACGGCGTTTAATGCCGATTTTGATGGTGATCAAATGGCGGTGCATTTACCACTTGGGCCAGAAGCTATTTTAGAGTGCCAGTTATTAATGTTGGCATCGCACAATATCTTAAACCCAGCAAATGGTTCGCCAGTAACGGTGCCTTCTCAAGATATGGTACTTGGACTGTATTATATGACTAAACTGCGTAAGTCTACACCAGAAATGCCAATTAAAGGTGAAGGCTTAACTTTTTATTCTCCAGAAGAAGTGGTTATAGCTTTTAACGAGAAAAGAGTGGATTTAAATGCAGGTATTAAAGTAAGAACAATCGATCTTAATGAAGATGGCAAACTTGATAAAATGATTGTTGATACCACGGTTGGTCGTGTGTTGTTTAATCAACACGTACCACAAGCTGCTGGATACATCAATCAAGTATTGACTAAAAAATCGTTAAGGGATATTATCGGAAAAATTCTTAAAGTAACTTCAGTTCCTGAAACTGCTGATTTCTTGGATGCGATTAGAACTTTAGGGTTCAAATTTGCATTCCAGGGCGGATTGTCGTTTAGTTTAGGTGATATTATCATTCCGCCGGAAAAGCAAGGCATGATTGATAAAGCCAATGGTTTAGTAGACGGTATTACCGGTAACTATAACATGGGACTTATTACCAATAACGAGCGTTACAACCAAGTTATTGATATTTGGACCTCTACAAATGCGGAATTGACCGAGTTGTCAATGAAACGTATTCGTGAAGACCAACAAGGATTCAACTCGGTATATATGATGCTTGATTCTGGAGCTCGTGGTTCTAAAGAACAAATTCGCCAGCTTACAGGAATGCGTGGATTAATGGCAAAACCTAAAAAATCGAATGCAGGTGGCGGCGAGATTATCGAAAACCCGATTCTTTCTAACTTTAAAGAAGGACTTTCAATTTTAGAATACTTTATCTCTACACACGGTGCACGTAAAGGTCTTGCAGATACGGCTCTTAAAACGGCCGATGCGGGTTACTTAACACGTCGTTTGGTAGATGTTTCACAAGATGTTATTATCAATACAGAAGATTGTGGAACCTTAAGAGGTGTTGAAGTTGAGCCATTAAAGAAGAATGACGAGATTGTTGAGACTTTAGAAGAAAGAATAGTTGGACGTGTATCGTTAAACGATGTA
Protein-coding regions in this window:
- the rpoC gene encoding DNA-directed RNA polymerase subunit beta' codes for the protein MARKQDKHTVKRFNKISIGLASPESILAESRGEVLKPETINYRTHKPERDGLFCERIFGPVKDYECACGKYKRIRYKGIVCDRCGVEVTEKKVRRDRVGHINLVVPVAHIWYFRSLPNKIGYLLGLPSKKLDMIIYYERYVVIQPGNAKNEEGEPLQKLDFLTEEEYLNILETLPQDNQYLDDDDPNKFLAKMGAECLIELLSRIDLQALSYELRHKANTETSKQRKTEALKRLQVVEALRESNNNRENRPEWMIMKVVPIIPPELRPLVPLDGGRFATSDLNDLYRRVIIRNNRLKRLVEIKAPEVILRNEKRMLQESVDSLFDNTRKSSAVKTDSNRPLKSLSDSLKGKQGRFRQNLLGKRVDYSARSVIVVGPELRLFECGIPKNMAAELYKPFVIRKLIERGIVKTVKSAKKIIDKREPVVWDILENVLKGHPVLLNRAPTLHRLGIQAFQPKLIEGKAIQLHPLVCTAFNADFDGDQMAVHLPLGPEAILECQLLMLASHNILNPANGSPVTVPSQDMVLGLYYMTKLRKSTPEMPIKGEGLTFYSPEEVVIAFNEKRVDLNAGIKVRTIDLNEDGKLDKMIVDTTVGRVLFNQHVPQAAGYINQVLTKKSLRDIIGKILKVTSVPETADFLDAIRTLGFKFAFQGGLSFSLGDIIIPPEKQGMIDKANGLVDGITGNYNMGLITNNERYNQVIDIWTSTNAELTELSMKRIREDQQGFNSVYMMLDSGARGSKEQIRQLTGMRGLMAKPKKSNAGGGEIIENPILSNFKEGLSILEYFISTHGARKGLADTALKTADAGYLTRRLVDVSQDVIINTEDCGTLRGVEVEPLKKNDEIVETLEERIVGRVSLNDVYNPLTDDLLVSAGELIDDDIARAIEASPIDAVEVRSALSCEALKGICAKCYGRNLATGKMVQRGEAVGVVAAQSIGEPGTQLTLRTFHVGGIAGNISEDNKLVVKFNGVAEIEDLKTVKGQDAEGNEVDIVISRTSELKLTDKKTGIVLSTNNIPYGSTIYVKNGQELSKGDVVCQWDPYNGVIISEFAGKVKYENIEQGVTYQVEIDEQTGFQEKVISESRNKKLIPTLHIEDGKGEIIRSYNLPVGAHLMIDDGEKIIIGKVLVKIPRKSAKAGDITGGLPRVTELFEARNPSNPAVVSAIDGVVSFGKIKRGNREIIVESKSGDIKKYLVKLSNQILVQENDYVKAGMPLSDGSITPNDILNIKGPSAVQQYLVNEVQEVYRLQGVKINDKHFEVVVRQMMRKVRIIDSGDTIFLEDQLAHKADFIKENDEIFGMKVIEDAGDSTNLKAGQIISPRELRDENSILRREDKNLVVARDAQPATATPILQGITRASLQTKSFISAASFQETTKVLNEAAVAGKVDTLEGLKENVIVGHRIPAGTGMRNYSDIIVGSKEEFDEMMQVKKELNYN